A single window of Aquabacterium sp. OR-4 DNA harbors:
- a CDS encoding TRAP transporter small permease: MNRAVRALDLLGAACLAVMVLLVAGNVLLRYVFNSGITVSEELARWLFVWLTFLGAIAALAQDAHMGSDMLLDRLGPRGRRALQLAATLLMLGTSVLLLQGAWQQTRINWDVQAPVSGASVGWFYASGVVFGVGAIACLLRRLWRLLRDQPVGLPPGAAMLKDV; this comes from the coding sequence ATGAACCGGGCAGTGCGTGCGCTCGACCTGCTGGGCGCCGCCTGCCTGGCCGTGATGGTGTTGCTGGTGGCCGGCAACGTGCTGCTGCGCTATGTGTTCAACAGCGGCATCACGGTCAGCGAGGAGCTGGCGCGCTGGCTGTTCGTGTGGCTGACCTTTCTGGGCGCCATTGCGGCGCTGGCCCAGGACGCGCACATGGGCAGCGACATGCTGCTCGACCGCCTGGGCCCGCGCGGCCGGCGCGCACTGCAGCTGGCCGCCACGCTGCTGATGCTGGGCACCAGCGTGCTGCTGCTGCAGGGCGCCTGGCAGCAAACCCGCATCAACTGGGACGTGCAGGCCCCGGTGAGCGGTGCCTCTGTCGGCTGGTTCTATGCCAGCGGCGTGGTGTTCGGCGTGGGTGCCATCGCCTGCCTGCTGCGCCGGCTGTGGCGCCTGTTGCGCGATCAGCCCGTGGGTCTGCCGCCCGGCGCGGCGATGCTCAAGGACGTGTGA
- a CDS encoding TRAP transporter large permease subunit, with the protein MTVLVFLASLLGAMALGMPIAFALLVSGVALMWHLDLFEAQILAQNVINGADSFPLLAVPFFMLAGEIMNVGGLSRRIVALALTLVGHKRGGLGFVTIVAACLMAALSGSAVADTAALAALLLPMMVAAGHDRARSGGLIASAGIIAPIIPPSIGFVIFGVTANVSISKLFMAGIVPGLLMGVAIAIAWWWVARGEAVTPPPRADAAARWLALRESAWALFLPVIVLVGLKMGVFTPTEAAVVAAVYALFVAVFVYRELKPAQLIEVFVASARTTAVIMFLVAAAMVSAWLITVAQIPAQMIELLQPFMGHPTLLLLAIMLLVIAVGTAMDMTPTILIMTPVLMPVVKAAGIDPVYFGVLFMINNAIGLITPPVGTVLNVVAGVGRMKMDEVTRGVLPFMTAQFVVLFLLVLFPALVMVPARWLAQ; encoded by the coding sequence ATGACTGTGTTGGTGTTTTTGGCGTCGCTGCTGGGCGCCATGGCGCTGGGCATGCCCATTGCCTTTGCGCTGCTGGTGTCGGGTGTGGCGCTGATGTGGCACCTCGACCTGTTCGAGGCGCAGATCCTGGCCCAGAACGTGATCAATGGCGCCGACAGCTTTCCGCTGCTGGCCGTGCCGTTTTTCATGCTGGCCGGCGAGATCATGAACGTGGGGGGCCTCAGCCGCCGCATCGTGGCGCTGGCGCTCACGCTGGTGGGCCACAAGCGCGGCGGCCTGGGCTTTGTGACCATCGTCGCGGCCTGCCTGATGGCCGCGCTGTCGGGCTCGGCCGTGGCCGACACCGCCGCACTGGCCGCCCTGCTGCTGCCGATGATGGTGGCCGCCGGGCACGACCGCGCGCGCTCGGGCGGGCTCATCGCCTCGGCCGGCATCATTGCGCCGATCATTCCGCCGTCGATCGGCTTCGTGATCTTCGGCGTGACCGCCAATGTCTCGATCAGCAAGCTGTTCATGGCCGGCATCGTGCCGGGGCTGCTGATGGGCGTGGCCATCGCCATCGCCTGGTGGTGGGTGGCCCGCGGCGAGGCCGTGACGCCGCCGCCCCGCGCCGACGCCGCCGCGCGCTGGCTGGCCCTGCGTGAATCGGCCTGGGCGCTGTTCTTGCCGGTGATCGTGCTGGTGGGGCTGAAGATGGGCGTATTCACGCCCACCGAGGCCGCCGTGGTGGCCGCGGTGTACGCGCTGTTCGTGGCCGTGTTCGTCTACCGCGAGCTCAAGCCCGCGCAGCTGATCGAGGTGTTCGTGGCCTCGGCGCGCACCACGGCGGTGATCATGTTCCTGGTGGCCGCGGCCATGGTCAGCGCCTGGCTGATCACCGTGGCGCAGATCCCGGCGCAGATGATCGAGCTGCTGCAGCCCTTCATGGGCCACCCCACGCTGCTGCTGCTGGCCATCATGCTGCTGGTGATTGCCGTGGGCACGGCGATGGACATGACGCCCACCATCCTGATCATGACCCCGGTGCTGATGCCGGTGGTCAAGGCCGCCGGCATCGACCCGGTGTACTTCGGCGTGCTGTTCATGATCAACAACGCCATCGGCCTGATCACCCCGCCAGTGGGCACCGTGCTCAACGTGGTGGCCGGCGTGGGCCGCATGAAGATGGACGAGGTGACCCGCGGCGTGCTGCCCTTCATGACCGCGCAGTTCGTGGTGCTGTTTCTGCTGGTGCTGTTTCCGGCGCTGGTGATGGTGCCGGCGAGGTGGCTGGCGCAGTGA
- a CDS encoding long-chain fatty acid--CoA ligase, whose translation MPPPVLPGLIMDKPLMISSIIEHAARYHTHTEIVARTIGGGLHRYTYGQAHARMRQLANAITRLGMRMGDRVGALAWNTHQQFEMFYGVSGTGAVLHTVNPRLHLEQIVYIINHAEDRLLFVDAVTLPILEKIAPQLGTVEAFVLMDHRAAMPASHTLPRPLLCYEDLLAAEPDDYVWPEFDERSASTLCYTSGTTGNPKGVLYSHRSALLVAMMFGPLVGLRSQNGELPVLMPMAPMFHGNAWQFPYLAPMHGAKLVLPGRNYEPDKLYELLEGERVTLTCGVPTFWLILLDWLQRSGKRFSTLRYTLSSGSAVPRSLMEALERDYGVEILQAWGMTEALGGSSVLMAPSAEPRSFDERVDARMSSGRAACGVRYRLVDDDGHELPQDGHTVGHFRVQAPWVSSAYFKNEGGSALDEDGWLKTGDLASIAPDGRIQLTDRSKDVIKSGGEWISSIALENVAVGHPEVLQAAVIAVAHPKWQERPLLVAVRKPGSTLQGGALIDYMRGQVADWWLPDDVAFVDAMPMTGTGKVHKLTLRQQFAKHVLPGLAG comes from the coding sequence ATGCCCCCGCCCGTGCTGCCCGGCCTGATCATGGACAAGCCGCTGATGATCTCGTCGATCATCGAGCACGCGGCGCGGTACCACACCCACACCGAGATCGTGGCGCGCACCATCGGCGGCGGGCTGCACCGCTACACCTATGGCCAGGCGCACGCGCGCATGCGCCAGCTGGCGAACGCCATCACCCGCCTGGGCATGCGCATGGGCGACCGCGTGGGCGCACTGGCCTGGAACACGCACCAGCAGTTCGAGATGTTCTACGGCGTGTCGGGCACCGGCGCGGTGCTGCACACGGTGAACCCGCGCCTGCACCTCGAGCAGATCGTCTACATCATCAACCACGCCGAAGACCGCCTGCTGTTCGTGGATGCGGTCACCCTGCCCATCCTCGAGAAGATCGCACCGCAGCTCGGCACGGTGGAAGCCTTCGTGTTGATGGACCACCGCGCCGCCATGCCGGCCAGCCACACCCTGCCCAGGCCCTTGCTGTGCTACGAAGACCTGCTGGCCGCTGAACCTGACGATTACGTGTGGCCCGAGTTCGACGAGCGCAGCGCCTCCACGCTGTGCTACACCTCGGGCACCACGGGCAACCCCAAGGGCGTGCTGTATTCGCACCGCTCGGCCCTGCTGGTGGCCATGATGTTCGGCCCGCTGGTGGGCCTGCGCAGCCAGAACGGCGAGCTGCCGGTGCTGATGCCGATGGCGCCGATGTTCCACGGCAATGCCTGGCAGTTTCCGTATCTGGCGCCGATGCATGGCGCCAAGCTGGTGCTGCCCGGTCGCAACTACGAGCCCGACAAGCTTTACGAGCTGCTCGAAGGCGAGCGCGTCACGCTCACCTGCGGCGTGCCCACCTTCTGGCTCATCTTGCTGGATTGGCTGCAGCGCAGCGGCAAGCGCTTTTCCACGCTGCGCTACACGCTGTCCAGCGGCTCGGCCGTGCCGCGCTCGCTGATGGAGGCGCTGGAGCGCGACTACGGCGTCGAGATCCTGCAGGCCTGGGGCATGACCGAGGCGCTGGGCGGCAGCTCGGTGCTGATGGCGCCCAGCGCCGAGCCGCGCAGCTTTGACGAACGCGTGGACGCGCGCATGAGCTCGGGCCGCGCCGCCTGCGGCGTGCGCTACCGCCTGGTGGACGACGACGGCCACGAGCTGCCGCAGGACGGCCACACCGTGGGCCACTTCCGGGTGCAGGCGCCGTGGGTCAGCTCGGCCTACTTCAAGAACGAGGGCGGCAGCGCGCTGGACGAAGACGGCTGGCTCAAGACCGGTGATCTGGCCAGCATCGCGCCCGATGGCCGAATCCAGCTGACCGACCGCTCGAAGGACGTGATCAAGAGCGGTGGCGAGTGGATCAGCTCGATCGCGCTCGAGAACGTGGCCGTGGGCCACCCCGAGGTTCTGCAGGCCGCGGTGATTGCCGTGGCCCACCCCAAATGGCAGGAGCGCCCGCTGCTGGTGGCCGTACGCAAGCCCGGCAGCACGCTGCAGGGTGGCGCACTGATCGACTACATGCGCGGCCAGGTGGCCGACTGGTGGCTGCCCGACGACGTGGCCTTCGTCGACGCCATGCCCATGACCGGCACGGGCAAGGTGCACAAGCTCACGCTGCGCCAGCAGTTCGCCAAGCATGTCTTGCCGGGCCTGGCCGGCTGA
- a CDS encoding ABC transporter substrate-binding protein, translated as MPDLDAHDAIPSTLQRRHLLGAAAAQLLAGSAGGLLLPGSAHAQAHPGVTASEIRIGNTTSLSGPVSALGTIARAQAAYFKMVNDQGGVAGRKISFIFYDDGFNPAKTAEMARKLIEQDEVALLFGNLGTGPNSAIVRYVNQLGVPHLFLSVNGDKWTDYKSNPWSMPFAPSGRVECQVAIKHTLQGKPDAKFAIVYQNDDFGRDYIAGAKDVLGARYDAQVKALSYEVTDPTLDSVLVQLLSSPVDALISGVTGKFGAISIRKASDMGFKGAHYIATGVSSIQGVLIPAGAERATGVLSTVYAKDPSDPGMADDPGIKAYRAFMARWYPEGNPDESFNSYGYMTAMVMTRVLQQCNGDFSRRNIMAQANNLKDLENPILLPGIKINTSPSDHRPLEQMQLQRFDGKRWVRFGPVFEGSAV; from the coding sequence ATGCCCGACCTTGACGCCCACGACGCGATCCCGTCCACCCTGCAGCGCCGCCACCTGCTCGGCGCCGCGGCCGCGCAGCTGCTGGCCGGCTCGGCCGGCGGCCTGCTGCTGCCCGGCAGTGCCCACGCCCAGGCCCACCCCGGCGTCACGGCCAGCGAGATCCGCATCGGCAACACCACCTCCCTCTCCGGCCCAGTGTCGGCGCTGGGCACCATCGCCCGCGCGCAGGCGGCCTACTTCAAGATGGTGAATGACCAGGGTGGCGTGGCCGGCCGCAAGATCAGCTTCATCTTCTACGACGACGGCTTCAACCCGGCCAAGACCGCCGAGATGGCGCGCAAGCTGATCGAGCAGGACGAGGTGGCCCTGCTGTTCGGCAACCTGGGCACCGGGCCCAACTCGGCCATCGTGCGCTATGTCAACCAGCTGGGCGTGCCGCACCTGTTCTTGTCGGTCAACGGCGACAAGTGGACGGACTACAAGTCCAACCCCTGGTCGATGCCCTTCGCGCCCAGCGGCCGGGTGGAATGCCAGGTGGCCATCAAACACACGCTGCAGGGCAAGCCCGATGCGAAGTTCGCCATCGTCTACCAGAACGACGACTTCGGCCGCGACTACATCGCCGGTGCCAAGGACGTGCTGGGTGCGCGTTATGACGCCCAGGTCAAGGCCCTGAGCTACGAGGTGACCGACCCCACGCTCGACTCGGTGCTGGTGCAGTTGCTCAGCAGCCCGGTGGATGCGCTGATCTCGGGCGTGACGGGCAAGTTCGGCGCCATTTCCATCCGCAAGGCCAGCGACATGGGCTTCAAGGGCGCGCACTACATCGCCACAGGTGTGTCGTCGATCCAGGGCGTCTTGATTCCGGCCGGCGCCGAGCGCGCCACCGGCGTGCTGAGCACCGTGTACGCCAAGGACCCCAGCGACCCCGGCATGGCCGACGACCCCGGCATCAAGGCCTACCGCGCCTTCATGGCGCGCTGGTACCCCGAGGGCAACCCCGATGAATCGTTCAACAGCTACGGCTACATGACCGCGATGGTGATGACCCGCGTGCTGCAGCAGTGCAACGGCGACTTCAGCCGCCGCAACATCATGGCCCAGGCCAACAACCTGAAGGACCTGGAGAACCCCATCCTGCTGCCCGGCATCAAGATCAACACCAGCCCCAGCGACCACCGGCCGCTGGAGCAGATGCAGCTGCAGCGCTTCGACGGCAAGCGCTGGGTGCGCTTCGGGCCGGTGTTCGAGGGCTCGGCGGTGTAG
- a CDS encoding serine hydrolase, protein MAVLLLTAGGPALHAAPADELADLAQALGDADPYRRGAAAVALGRIGAAAVPALTRSLGSDQAERRGAAAIALGRMGAPAQAALPELVGLLSDSSALVRQVAARTLGGLAGLDGVAQAALQPLTRCLSDHDEAVRRSATWALERLAPGQRAQQLQHHRLVATLDALLPALLVQHQVPGAAVALIRDRRLVWSGGYGRRSAAAGEAVTPDTVFEAASMSKPVMAMLAMQLVDRGQLDLDRPVVAYGPELLVPDQPEKQRVTARMLLAHTSGYPNWRSGGEEIEGPLPLLFQPGAKFGYSGEGSFYLQRRIEWISGLPLERLAHQRLFGPLGLQHSDFGWTPQIGARQATGHGDDGRPRPPSRYLHPNAAYTLYTTVDDYARLLVEVMKAAQGEPALLSQAAAQEMLRPQVVVEAREPIERPGAAQGQAVYWGLGWALNRTAQGDIAHHSGANSTGFRSFSQFSPSRGSGLVILTNGAQGDELWKRLVAAIGDL, encoded by the coding sequence TTGGCCGTTCTTCTGCTCACGGCCGGCGGGCCGGCGCTGCACGCGGCGCCAGCCGATGAGCTGGCCGATCTGGCGCAGGCCCTGGGCGATGCCGATCCCTACCGGCGCGGCGCGGCGGCCGTGGCCCTGGGCCGCATCGGTGCCGCGGCCGTGCCGGCCCTGACCCGCAGCCTGGGCAGCGACCAGGCCGAGCGGCGCGGCGCGGCCGCCATCGCGCTGGGCCGCATGGGCGCGCCGGCGCAGGCGGCCTTGCCCGAGCTGGTGGGCCTGTTGTCAGACAGCAGTGCCTTGGTGCGCCAGGTGGCGGCCCGCACGCTGGGTGGCCTGGCCGGCCTGGACGGCGTGGCCCAGGCCGCCCTTCAGCCCCTGACCCGCTGCCTGAGCGACCACGACGAGGCCGTGCGCCGCAGCGCCACCTGGGCCCTGGAGCGGCTGGCACCCGGGCAGCGCGCCCAGCAGCTGCAGCATCACAGGCTGGTGGCCACGCTCGATGCGCTGCTGCCGGCACTGCTGGTGCAGCACCAGGTGCCCGGGGCGGCCGTGGCGCTGATCCGCGATCGGCGGCTGGTCTGGTCTGGCGGCTATGGCCGGCGCAGCGCGGCTGCGGGCGAGGCGGTGACGCCCGACACCGTGTTCGAGGCCGCGTCGATGAGCAAGCCCGTCATGGCCATGCTGGCCATGCAGCTGGTCGACCGCGGGCAGCTGGATCTCGACCGGCCGGTGGTGGCCTATGGCCCCGAGCTGCTGGTGCCCGATCAGCCCGAGAAGCAGCGGGTGACGGCGCGCATGCTGCTGGCGCACACCTCGGGCTACCCCAACTGGCGCTCGGGCGGCGAAGAGATCGAAGGCCCGCTGCCGCTGCTGTTTCAGCCCGGCGCGAAGTTTGGCTATTCGGGCGAGGGCAGCTTCTACCTGCAGCGGCGCATCGAGTGGATCAGCGGCTTGCCGCTCGAGCGCCTGGCGCACCAGCGTTTGTTCGGGCCGCTGGGCCTGCAGCACAGCGACTTTGGCTGGACACCGCAGATCGGTGCCCGGCAGGCCACCGGGCATGGTGACGACGGCAGGCCGCGGCCGCCATCGCGCTACCTGCACCCCAACGCCGCCTACACCCTGTACACCACGGTGGACGACTACGCCCGCCTGCTGGTGGAGGTGATGAAGGCCGCGCAGGGTGAACCGGCCCTGCTGTCACAGGCGGCGGCGCAGGAGATGCTGCGGCCCCAGGTGGTGGTGGAGGCCCGCGAGCCGATCGAGCGCCCCGGCGCCGCCCAGGGCCAGGCGGTGTACTGGGGCCTGGGCTGGGCCCTCAACCGCACGGCGCAGGGCGACATCGCCCACCACAGCGGTGCCAACAGCACCGGCTTTCGCAGCTTCTCGCAGTTTTCGCCCAGCCGCGGCAGCGGCCTGGTCATCCTCACCAACGGTGCCCAGGGCGATGAGCTGTGGAAGCGCCTGGTGGCGGCCATCGGCGACCTGTAA
- a CDS encoding transketolase family protein, whose protein sequence is MLANAIRFLAIDAIVRAGEGHQGVPLGMAEIATALYTRHLRYDAADPTWPDRDRVVLSNGHGSMLLYALLHLMGVARMGLDQVQTFRDFGSRCEGHPERDIASGIEVTTGPLGQGIANAMGMAVAEAWLNARYGDAICHHHTYAFVGDGCLQEGIGQEMISLAGHLRLSRLILLWDDNQITDDGSTTLSISEDVAARCRVAGWHVLEVDGHDLEAVSAAIAEAKADARPSLLACRTTIAKGIARLQGQRGGHSARLFPEDAQAARELLGWPYPAFHIPPEVLMPWREAGARHAGERAAWQQRVAALPAPQRHEFERLLAGALPEGWREALLRYKREAPAREPLASGIFISGEIGDALSDLMPERLVACADLEAPTNHKRRLAAFTPDDRRGAYIHCGVREHLMGAMANGLAAHGGVLPLAVTYLAFSDYERPAMRMAALMGLPVKFVFSHDSIGIGKNGPTHQPVEILASLRAMPNMLVLRPADAVEAAECWEIALDQTATPATLVFARQALPHVRAPLRGPAEANLSARGAYVLREADPLADGGERQVTLLATGSEVLLALQARERLQARGVATAVVSMPSWELFEAQDAHYRASVLGPAGGVRVGCEAAVRMGWDRWLGERGAFVGMRGFGASGPADVLYRHFGITAEAIEAQALRLLQAGPA, encoded by the coding sequence ATGCTCGCAAACGCGATTCGCTTTCTGGCCATCGATGCCATCGTGCGCGCCGGTGAGGGCCACCAAGGCGTGCCGCTGGGCATGGCCGAGATCGCCACCGCGCTGTACACCCGGCATCTGAGGTACGACGCGGCCGACCCCACCTGGCCCGACCGCGACCGCGTGGTGCTGTCCAACGGCCATGGCTCGATGCTGCTGTATGCGCTGCTGCACCTGATGGGCGTGGCGCGCATGGGCCTCGACCAGGTGCAGACCTTCCGCGACTTCGGCTCGCGCTGCGAGGGCCACCCCGAGCGCGACATCGCCTCGGGCATCGAGGTCACCACCGGCCCGCTGGGCCAGGGCATTGCCAATGCCATGGGCATGGCCGTGGCCGAGGCCTGGCTGAATGCGCGTTATGGCGACGCCATCTGCCACCACCACACCTATGCCTTCGTGGGCGACGGCTGCCTGCAGGAGGGCATCGGCCAGGAGATGATCTCGCTGGCCGGCCACCTGCGCCTGAGTCGCCTGATCCTGCTGTGGGACGACAACCAGATCACCGACGACGGCAGCACCACGCTGTCGATCAGCGAGGACGTGGCCGCGCGCTGCCGCGTGGCCGGCTGGCATGTGCTGGAGGTGGACGGGCATGACCTGGAGGCCGTGTCTGCGGCCATCGCCGAGGCCAAGGCCGATGCGCGCCCCTCGCTGCTGGCCTGCCGCACCACCATCGCCAAGGGCATCGCGCGGCTGCAGGGCCAGCGCGGCGGCCACAGTGCCAGGCTGTTCCCCGAAGACGCCCAGGCCGCGCGCGAGCTGCTGGGCTGGCCGTACCCGGCCTTCCACATCCCGCCCGAGGTGCTGATGCCCTGGCGCGAGGCCGGGGCCCGCCACGCGGGCGAACGCGCAGCCTGGCAGCAGCGCGTGGCGGCGCTGCCGGCCCCGCAGCGCCACGAGTTCGAGCGCCTGCTCGCCGGGGCCTTGCCCGAGGGCTGGCGCGAGGCCCTGCTGCGCTACAAGCGCGAGGCGCCGGCGCGCGAGCCGCTGGCCAGCGGCATCTTCATCTCGGGCGAGATCGGCGATGCGCTGTCCGACCTGATGCCCGAGCGCCTGGTGGCCTGCGCCGACCTGGAGGCACCCACCAACCACAAGCGCCGCCTGGCCGCCTTCACGCCCGACGACCGGCGCGGCGCCTACATCCACTGCGGCGTGCGCGAGCACCTGATGGGCGCCATGGCCAACGGCCTGGCGGCGCATGGCGGTGTGCTGCCGCTGGCGGTGACCTACCTGGCCTTCAGCGACTACGAGCGCCCGGCCATGCGCATGGCCGCGCTGATGGGCCTGCCGGTCAAGTTCGTGTTCAGCCACGACTCCATCGGCATCGGCAAGAACGGCCCCACGCACCAGCCGGTGGAGATCCTGGCCTCGCTGCGCGCCATGCCCAACATGCTGGTGCTGCGGCCGGCCGACGCGGTGGAGGCCGCCGAGTGCTGGGAGATCGCGCTGGACCAGACCGCCACGCCGGCCACGCTGGTGTTTGCGCGCCAGGCCCTGCCCCATGTGCGGGCCCCGCTGCGCGGGCCTGCCGAGGCCAACCTCAGCGCCCGCGGCGCCTATGTGCTGCGCGAGGCCGATCCCCTGGCCGATGGCGGCGAGCGCCAGGTCACGCTGCTGGCCACCGGCAGCGAAGTGCTGCTGGCGCTGCAGGCGCGTGAACGCCTGCAGGCCCGCGGCGTGGCCACGGCGGTGGTGTCGATGCCCAGCTGGGAGCTGTTCGAGGCCCAGGACGCCCACTACCGCGCCAGCGTGCTGGGCCCGGCCGGCGGCGTGCGCGTGGGCTGCGAGGCCGCGGTGCGCATGGGCTGGGACCGCTGGCTGGGCGAGCGCGGCGCCTTCGTGGGCATGCGCGGCTTCGGCGCCTCAGGCCCGGCCGATGTGCTGTACCGGCACTTCGGCATCACGGCCGAGGCGATCGAGGCCCAGGCCCTGCGCCTGCTGCAGGCCGGCCCGGCCTGA
- a CDS encoding transketolase family protein has protein sequence MNAPAVNANTAPKKKLTTSAMIASIASEGQRTVAAPFGKALVAYAADRPEVVGLSADLAKYTDLHLFAQAYPERFHQMGMAEQLLMGAAGGMAKEGLTPFATTYAVFGTRRAYDFIHQVIAEENLNVKICCALPGLTTGYGPSHQATEDLAMMRGIPGLTIVDPCDALDIAQAVPQIAAHKGPVYMRLLRGQVPLVLDEIEGGIDNYSFELGKAKLLREGNEVLVISSGILTMRALEVAQDLAKDHIGVAVLHCPTIKPLDEAAICEAVRYKHRLVVVAENHSVVGGLGEAVASALLRHRVQPAGFQLAGLPDAFLDAGALPTLHDRYGISREVLGQRIKGWLG, from the coding sequence ATGAACGCGCCCGCCGTCAACGCGAACACCGCGCCCAAGAAGAAGCTCACCACCTCGGCCATGATCGCCAGCATCGCCAGCGAAGGCCAGCGCACCGTGGCCGCGCCCTTCGGCAAGGCCCTGGTCGCGTACGCCGCCGACCGGCCCGAGGTGGTGGGTCTGAGTGCCGACCTGGCCAAGTACACCGACCTGCACCTGTTTGCCCAGGCCTACCCCGAGCGCTTTCACCAGATGGGCATGGCCGAGCAGCTGCTGATGGGCGCGGCCGGCGGCATGGCCAAGGAAGGGCTCACACCCTTTGCCACCACCTACGCGGTGTTTGGAACCCGGCGCGCCTACGACTTCATCCACCAGGTGATCGCCGAGGAGAACCTCAACGTCAAGATCTGCTGCGCATTGCCGGGCCTGACCACCGGCTACGGCCCCAGCCACCAGGCCACCGAAGACCTGGCGATGATGCGCGGCATCCCCGGCCTGACCATCGTCGACCCGTGTGATGCGCTGGACATCGCCCAGGCCGTGCCGCAGATCGCCGCGCACAAGGGCCCGGTGTACATGCGCCTGCTGCGCGGCCAGGTGCCGCTGGTGCTTGACGAGATCGAGGGTGGCATCGACAACTACAGCTTCGAGCTGGGCAAGGCCAAGCTGCTGCGCGAGGGCAACGAGGTGCTGGTGATCAGCAGCGGCATCCTGACCATGCGCGCGCTGGAGGTGGCGCAGGATCTGGCGAAAGACCACATCGGCGTGGCCGTGCTGCACTGCCCCACGATCAAGCCGCTGGACGAGGCCGCCATCTGCGAGGCCGTGCGCTACAAGCACCGCCTGGTGGTGGTGGCCGAGAACCACTCGGTGGTGGGCGGCCTGGGCGAGGCCGTGGCCAGCGCGCTGCTGCGCCACCGCGTGCAGCCGGCGGGCTTTCAGCTGGCCGGCCTGCCCGACGCCTTTCTGGACGCCGGCGCCTTGCCCACGTTGCATGATCGCTACGGCATCAGCCGCGAGGTGCTGGGCCAGCGCATCAAGGGATGGCTGGGCTGA
- a CDS encoding transketolase, which yields MSSTLQGLAQVAHRIRRYAVRMGEVQGQGYVGQALGWADVLAVAYGHALALKPDNPQWEGRDRFLLSHGHYAIAHYAALIEAGVIPHSELETYGSDDSRLPMSGMASYTPGMEISGGSLGQGLVIGVGMALGLRHKGNPAFVYNSMSDGELDEGSTWEAAMAAAHHRLGNLICLIDINNQQADGPSSQVLGFEPLADKWQAFGWHVQRVDGNNLAAVLQAFDTARTLAEAKPRVILFDTLMGKGVPFLEQREKNHFIRVDPPEWQQALEHLDATAPSGAATTARPQGAAA from the coding sequence ATGAGTTCGACATTGCAGGGCCTGGCCCAGGTGGCCCACCGCATCCGGCGTTATGCCGTGCGCATGGGCGAGGTGCAGGGCCAGGGCTACGTGGGCCAGGCGCTGGGCTGGGCCGACGTGCTGGCCGTGGCCTACGGCCATGCCCTGGCGCTGAAGCCCGACAACCCGCAGTGGGAGGGCCGCGACCGCTTTCTGCTCTCGCACGGCCACTACGCCATTGCCCACTACGCGGCGCTGATCGAGGCCGGCGTGATCCCGCACAGCGAACTCGAGACCTACGGCAGCGACGACAGCCGCCTGCCGATGAGCGGCATGGCCAGCTACACGCCGGGCATGGAGATCTCGGGCGGCTCGCTGGGCCAGGGCCTGGTGATTGGCGTGGGCATGGCGCTGGGCCTGCGGCACAAGGGCAACCCGGCCTTCGTCTACAACAGCATGAGCGACGGCGAGCTGGACGAGGGCTCGACCTGGGAGGCCGCGATGGCCGCCGCCCACCACCGGCTGGGCAACCTGATCTGCCTGATCGACATCAACAACCAGCAGGCCGACGGCCCCAGCAGCCAGGTGCTGGGCTTCGAGCCGCTGGCCGACAAGTGGCAGGCCTTCGGCTGGCATGTGCAGCGCGTGGACGGCAACAACCTGGCCGCGGTGCTGCAGGCCTTCGACACCGCCCGCACGCTGGCCGAGGCCAAGCCGCGGGTGATCCTGTTCGACACGCTGATGGGCAAGGGCGTGCCCTTTCTCGAGCAGCGCGAGAAGAACCACTTCATCCGCGTTGATCCGCCCGAGTGGCAGCAGGCCCTCGAACACCTGGACGCCACGGCGCCGTCAGGCGCCGCGACAACCGCTCGACCGCAAGGAGCCGCCGCATGA